A window of Microcoleus sp. bin38.metabat.b11b12b14.051 genomic DNA:
GAAGTTCCTAACTTTCCTAATAATACGATTGTTGCTCCAGTGATATTTACTGTTGCCCGATGGGTAGGAACAACTGATTGCTCGGTTCCAGTATTGCACGGGTTCTCAGCACTGCAAAAGATGTTAGTCAATTCACCAAACTGCTTAAGTGCCGATCAAATTTCGAGAATATCCACAGCGGTTGCAAATTATACAATTCCGACGCAATCTGCGAATTTAAAACCGATTATTAAACGCAAGAAAATAGGCGATAACTAATTTAACTATTCCCAATAAAAGGCAAATATTAAATATGTAAATACGATGCGATCCAAAACTATGTTATTTGCATAAACCGATTTTATCTATTTACAAATTCGTGCTATAATGATGCCTAACTGAACGGCGATTACTCCTAGTATGGCACTGCCAGCCCAGTAAAAAGCGGCAAAATTGTAAGCTCGATCGCGCAACAAGACATTCGTCTCTAAACCGTAAGTCGAAAAAGTAGTATAAGCTCCCAAAAATCCCGTCGCAACCATTAACCGTACCTCCGAGGGAACAGGCGGCACCCGTTCAACAGCGAGGGTGATCACAAATCCCATAGCCAAGCAACCGCTGATGTTAATAAAAAAAGTTCCGTAGGGAAAAGCCGTCCCGAAACGGTTGGCAAACCACAAGGTGATATAATACCGACTCAGCGCGCCAGCAATGGCACCGAAACTAATTGCGATCGGGTGGCGGAGATTTGGGTCTTGCAACATCAAACGATTTTCCAGTTGGCGATTTGAGATGTGAGATTGAGCGGACTCATCTAAAATATTGTATGATTAAATTGGCGATCGCGATCGGCTGTTCGCCATAAAAATTTATAGAGAGTATGTATGCAAATTGTGCTGGCTGCCGCCGACGATGACTTAGTGAGAGCCTGGGAAAAAACTTGTGGCAATATTGAAAACGTTAAGATACACCGCAGCTCAATTTTTGAGGTGAAATGCGATGCCATTGTTAGTCCTACCAATAGTTTTGGCTTCATGGGCTGGGGCTTAGATTTAGAAATTATGGCATATTTTGGCGATCGCGTTGAAGAACGCCTGCAAAAACTAATTCAAACTCGCCATCACGGCGAGCTATTAGTAGGAACAGCAGAAGTTGTAGACACCGATCACAATGAAATTCCCTATTTAATTGCTGCCCCAACTATGCGAGTTCCGACAGTTTTAACAGAGACAGTAAATGTCTATCTAGCAACCCGCGCTATTTTAACTCTGGTAAAATTTGGCACGGTTCCAGACGGAACGCCAGTCAAACATATCATTGAAACTATTGCTATTCCATGGCTGGGTACGGGAACGAGCCAAGTCCCACCGGATATCTGTGCAAATCAGATGAAAGTCGCGCTGCAAGATATTCTACTATCTCAATACAAATTTCCCGAATCTTGGCAGCAGGCACAAAAAAACCACGAGTTGTTATGTTCGAGCGAGTTCGGAGAAACTCAATAGCAAAAGGGAAAGGATTTAATTGCCAAGTTTGATACTGTTGCGAAACCAAGTTGTTTTAGGTATAGAGACTTAGGCAAAATTAAAGTGCGCTAAACCGTACCTGTAAGTTGGCGATATCCGACACACGAACTCTACTTTGGTAGATAAGATGTAAGAGAACGTGATTCAGTTGACAGTTGACAGTTGATAGTTGGCAGTTGGTAGGGGCGGTGCCCCTGTGCCCGCCCTCAGTTGGTAGGGGCGGTGCCCCTGTGCCCGCCCTCAGTTGACAGTTGATAGCGACTTCTCCCGGTCAGGAAAAGGATTGGATCGACGAATAGTCTGATTTTAATTTTTACCTAAAAGTGAGAGGCCCTCAACCAATTCTTTTTGGTAATATTTTTGAGATAAGGAATGAGAATTAAATAACTTCCACAAGTTTGTGGGATGGGCGTCCCGCCCGTCCTAATAGGACGGGCGGGACGCCCATCCCACGATAACAATTAAAATTGTAAGTTATTTAATTCGCGATCATAAGTCTGAACTGCCAGGAATGAATTCTGGCATTAAACATACAAATTCCGCTGCCGCGGATGCAGAAAGGAGATAATCGTTATGACAGATCCAAAAGTGACCGAGGAAACAATTTTAGAAGCAACTCTGGAAACGACGGCGATCGTTAAAAAAGAGATGCCCGAGGCGACTGATGAGACGATCGCAGAAACTGCGGCTTTGTTTGAAGCAATTAAAAAACGCGCCGCCGCCGAAGTCCAAGCAGCGGGGGATCTCACCCGCGAAGCTTATTTGAAAGCTCTGACTAAAGCGTCGGCGGCGATCGCACAAAATAAGTCGATCGCCAAAGAGAGAGTAACAGATGCTGTCGGGTTGCTGAAAAAGGAATCTGAGAAAAATTGGCTGGTAGTGGATGCGATCAAAACTCGGGCGCAAGCGCAGGTGCAGGATGCAGGCGAAGTCAGTCGCGAAGCTTATTTAAAAGCAGTGCGACAAGCGCGAGAAGCGGTGGAAAAAAACAAATTGATCGAACGCGATCGCCTCGATCAAGCTGTTGACCATATTCACAAGGAAACTGAAAAAAATTGGCACGTTGTGGTAGGAGAAATTGAGTCGCTAGGGACTCGCTTGAAAGAGACGGCGAAGTCTGCCTGGAACGCGCTAACGACGTTTGTTGAGAAGTCTCGCAGCAATCGTGGCGATTCTTGACATACTCCCCCGGCTGAAGCACGGGGGATTCTAAGGTCAGACAGCAATTGCAGGCGGAGCCTGTCTAACATTGCCTAACGCAGAGCGGTTGATGCGAAGAAAAGCAAGCAAGTGATTCTTAGCTGCGTTTTCATCTCTGCCATTCACAGACTGGCAGGACGCACAACGCCATTCTCTAACTGACAGATCCAATTCTTTTAGAACGTGCCCACAATGGTTGCACGTTTTACTGGATGGATACCAACGATCGATGAACACGACTTGTTTCTCTTTCTTCTGAGCAACCCATTCGAGAATCTTGATGAACTCTCCGAATGCCAAGTCAGAGATTTTGCGTCCCCAAAGACGCTGCATTCCTTTGAGGTTCAACGTCTCAAAGCACAGCACATCAAACCTGTCGGTCAAGTCATGAGCAAGTTTCCAGAACCAATCAGAGCGACGGTTTGAAACGTCTTCATGCTTGCGAACTAGATGCTTTCTGGCGCGTTCTCGGTTCGCCGAACCCTTCACCTTCTTGGAGTGCTGACGATTGGCTTTCTTGATGACATTGAGCGACTGTTTGAGGAATTGAGGCGATTCAATTTGAGAACCGTCCGAGACAGTGAGAAACGTTTTTAAGCCAAAATCAAAGCCAGCGATTCTACTCGTCTCGACTTTGTTTTGTGGCTCAATCACGCTGTCAACGACCACGACCATAAACAGTTCTCCTAGCGGAGTCCGTTTAATCGTCAGGGTCTTGACCGTTCCTTCAATCTCTCGTGAGTTCCAATACTGATAGACCTTGCTTCCAATCTTAATTCGATTCCCACCTAAGAATTTGTAGCCAGCTTGCTTGAGCGTGAACGACTTGTACCGTCTGACTTTTTTGAAGTTGGGCGGTCTAACTCCTTTTTTGTGATGTTTGAAGAACAGTTGATAGGCTTTCTCAATGCGCTGGCAGATATCCTGTACTGCTTGAGATCCAACCTGTTGCCAAAACTCTTTACGGTGACGCAGTTTTGCAATGTGAGCCTGAAGTTTTGCACAGTTCAAGTGCTTGCCCCACATCCGGTAGTACCGTTTGTGCAGCGCAATACAGTGGTTATAGATGACTCCAGCAGCGTTAATTGACCGCTTGAGAAATCGATTCCGCTTGTGTTGATACAGCTTGAACTTCAGGGTTTTCATGCTACTATTGTACATTATAAATCCGTACAATATCATGAAGAAACGGTTAGATTTTCGATTAGAGGATTGGGAGCTAGAAGTTCTTGAAGCTTATTGCAAAGCTGTCGGCAGAACAAAGACTGAGATTCTTAGGGAGTTAATAAGGTCGCTCCCCAAGAAAAAGCCGTCGTGAACGACGGGGCTTTAGACCCATTTTTCCGGTAAAAAGATTGGACGCAACAATCTGGGGATGTTGGCGCTACAGCCCGCCCGGTTTTGAGCCTCCGGCGGGCGAGGGGCGATTTGG
This region includes:
- the crcB gene encoding fluoride efflux transporter CrcB encodes the protein MLQDPNLRHPIAISFGAIAGALSRYYITLWFANRFGTAFPYGTFFINISGCLAMGFVITLAVERVPPVPSEVRLMVATGFLGAYTTFSTYGLETNVLLRDRAYNFAAFYWAGSAILGVIAVQLGIIIARICK
- a CDS encoding macro domain-containing protein, with translation MQIVLAAADDDLVRAWEKTCGNIENVKIHRSSIFEVKCDAIVSPTNSFGFMGWGLDLEIMAYFGDRVEERLQKLIQTRHHGELLVGTAEVVDTDHNEIPYLIAAPTMRVPTVLTETVNVYLATRAILTLVKFGTVPDGTPVKHIIETIAIPWLGTGTSQVPPDICANQMKVALQDILLSQYKFPESWQQAQKNHELLCSSEFGETQ
- a CDS encoding transposase, with the protein product MKTLKFKLYQHKRNRFLKRSINAAGVIYNHCIALHKRYYRMWGKHLNCAKLQAHIAKLRHRKEFWQQVGSQAVQDICQRIEKAYQLFFKHHKKGVRPPNFKKVRRYKSFTLKQAGYKFLGGNRIKIGSKVYQYWNSREIEGTVKTLTIKRTPLGELFMVVVVDSVIEPQNKVETSRIAGFDFGLKTFLTVSDGSQIESPQFLKQSLNVIKKANRQHSKKVKGSANRERARKHLVRKHEDVSNRRSDWFWKLAHDLTDRFDVLCFETLNLKGMQRLWGRKISDLAFGEFIKILEWVAQKKEKQVVFIDRWYPSSKTCNHCGHVLKELDLSVREWRCASCQSVNGRDENAAKNHLLAFLRINRSALGNVRQAPPAIAV